GGAACGGAGGAGCCGTCTGGTCGTCATCACTTTCCTTGATGAAATGCGCCATCACGTGTCCCTGCAAGTGATTGACATCAATCAAAGGAATGTTGAGCGAGCGGGCGAGTCCCTTGGCAAAGCTGACACCTACGAGCAATGAACCCATCAGACCGGGACCTCTCGTAAAGGCCACTGCACTCAGGTCTTCCTTGGTGATGCCGGCATGCTTGATAGCCTGATCGACCACAGGAACCACATTCTGCTGATGCGCGCGCGAAGCCAGTTCAGGAACCACACCACCATAAGCGCGATGCACCTCCTGTGAAGCCGTGACATTGCTCAACAGCACTCCATTTCTCAAGACAGCAGCCGAGGTATCATCGCAGCTGCTCTCAATACCCAATATATATATATCCTTCTTTTCGTTTTCTTCCATGATTTTATACACCTTATTATATTGATTCTTACACCATTATATCGAATTCTACTGATCCTCACAGATTCTTACACCTTATTATATATAATGGTGAGTATATATTATGGTGAGTATTCTTTAGTAGGTCAGCACCTCTACACCGTGTTCTGTCATCACGAAGGTATGCTCCCACTGTGCAGATGGTTTTTCATCGCCTGTGATAACCTCCCATCCGTATGGATCGTCCGCATCGATGAACACCTTCCAGGTACCCATGTTAATCATTGGTTCGATGGTGAATACCATACCCGGAACGAGCAGCATACCAGTACCCTTATGACCGTAGTGAAGCACCTCTGGCTCTTCGTGGAACTCGCAGCCCACGCCATGTCCACAGAGATCGCGCACCACTCCATAACCGTATTTCTTGCAGTGCTTCTCGATAGCATGACCGATGTCGCCCACAAAACTGTATGGCTTGGCAGCTTCAGCACCGATTTCGAGGCATTCCTTAGCCACTCTCACCAACTGCTCCTTCTCCGGAGTCGTCTTGCCGATGATGAACATACGGGAAGCGTCAGCATAATAGCCGTCCACGATGGTAGTCATATCCACATTGACGATATCGCCCTCCTGGAGCACGTCTTCCTCCTTAGGAATACCATGGCAAACCACCTCATTGATACTCGTACAAACGCTTTTAGGATAGCCCTCGTAATTGAGGCAGGCAGGTATGGCATCATGATCCTTGCAGTACTGCATACAGATGTCGTCGATCTCCTGCGTGTTCATACCTGGGCGGATAGCTTCAGCCACCGCATCAAGACAACCCGTATTGACGACACCGCTCTTACGGATACCCTCAATCTGTTCTGGAGTCTTGATCAAATCACGAGTAGGCACCAATTTGCCTTTATTTTCCCAAAACATCACCTGCTTATCAAGGTCGGTCAGAGGCTGACCCGGCAAGCAATGCCATCTTCTTTTTTTAATAACCATTTCGTTTAATTTTATTGCGGCAGCCCCATCAGGTCCGCCCATTATTTCTATTTACATCTGCAAAAGTACAACATTTCAAGCAGAGTACAAAATAATTGCAATAATATTTATCTTTTTTCAGATACTTGCAGCATTCCGTTTCTGTTTTTTCTGATCCAAATCGTCTTTGAGTATTCTCTCTGAGGCTGGAGATACTCATTCGATTGATAGAAAATCTCACTTGATGAAGATTCTCACTTGAGAGGAAAATCTCGATGCTGTAAAATCTCGGTTGATGAAATACTTTATTTCAGAAACTTATAGATTTCCTCTGTCCAGTCTGCTCCGTTCTGCGGACAATAGGTACGGATGCCCAGTTCGCTGGCAGCAGCGCAGTTGCGCGGACCATCATCTACGAAGAGCGCATCTTCTGGGAGGATTTTTTCCTGAGTGAGCACATAGCGGAAGAAGCGATCATCCGGCTTCATCAACTTCACCTCATAACTGCGATACAGGGCATCAAAATACTCACCGATGGCATGGCCGTCACCAGAGAATTCCGTGCTGTCTGTCCAGGAACTCATGTAGGGATTGGTATTGGAGAGGAGAATCACACGATAGCCTTCCTCTTTCAACTTGCGGAGAGCAGCCAACTTATTGGCAGGCACATCAGCCGCATAACCCAACCAGCAATGGCGCACTTCCTCAAAAGACAGTTTTCTACCCACCATCTTCTCCAGGGCCTCCTGATATTCTTCAAGACTCAGTTTACCTTCCTCCAGATCGCCGAAGATGCCCGCCTGACAATAAGGGTTCAAAACTTCATCAGCCTTCTGCAGCCCCAATGCACTGAAACGCCTCACTGCTTCATCATGGTTGAGTGTGATGATCACGCCGCCCATGTCAAAAATCACCGTTTTAATCATAACTATATTTTCTCTAACGTTTTCTATATCAACTCTTTCGTATCCTGTATTTATCTGATGAATTCAGCATTTATCTACTAAATTCT
This is a stretch of genomic DNA from Segatella hominis. It encodes these proteins:
- the map gene encoding type I methionyl aminopeptidase, yielding MVIKKRRWHCLPGQPLTDLDKQVMFWENKGKLVPTRDLIKTPEQIEGIRKSGVVNTGCLDAVAEAIRPGMNTQEIDDICMQYCKDHDAIPACLNYEGYPKSVCTSINEVVCHGIPKEEDVLQEGDIVNVDMTTIVDGYYADASRMFIIGKTTPEKEQLVRVAKECLEIGAEAAKPYSFVGDIGHAIEKHCKKYGYGVVRDLCGHGVGCEFHEEPEVLHYGHKGTGMLLVPGMVFTIEPMINMGTWKVFIDADDPYGWEVITGDEKPSAQWEHTFVMTEHGVEVLTY
- a CDS encoding HAD family hydrolase gives rise to the protein MIKTVIFDMGGVIITLNHDEAVRRFSALGLQKADEVLNPYCQAGIFGDLEEGKLSLEEYQEALEKMVGRKLSFEEVRHCWLGYAADVPANKLAALRKLKEEGYRVILLSNTNPYMSSWTDSTEFSGDGHAIGEYFDALYRSYEVKLMKPDDRFFRYVLTQEKILPEDALFVDDGPRNCAAASELGIRTYCPQNGADWTEEIYKFLK